A genome region from Neptunomonas japonica JAMM 1380 includes the following:
- the gshA gene encoding glutamate--cysteine ligase — translation MASVLKKQLEQLVSSGNDVHFKGILHGIEKEGLRVDGSGELSQIGHPVGLGSALTNGDITTDYSESLLEFITPVFEAPEEALNFLEELHKFSYQHLGEELIWGGSMPCHIKDEADIPIAHFGASNVGQLKHIYRVGLEHRYGKMMQTIAGIHYNFSLPDDFWQALQTQQANTESLQAFRSASYFRLIRNFRRHSWLLLYLFGASPALCDSFLEGKNHNLETLHDHTLYLPYATSLRMSDLGYSNKAQASLNICFNHLNTYISSLHRAIHTPYGAYETIGTKVDGHYKQLNTNILQIENEYYSDVRPKRVAAPGEKPLHALQQRGVEYIEVRNTDINPFLPTGIDSQQAKFLDAFLISCLLMSDDEISDVECDMISANLDKVVSRGREPGLTLETLNGPVALTSAGDDILQQVKMTAKVLSKLHNDDAYMHCVTAQHDKLNDVSLTPSAQVLKALKESGLNHTQWLLQKSTEHRQTFNLSPLPQTVQHKLTEQVDKSLNAQAEIEASDTLNFDQYLAEYLAS, via the coding sequence TTGGCATCAGTTCTAAAAAAACAGCTTGAACAACTTGTGTCCAGCGGCAATGACGTCCACTTCAAGGGCATCCTGCATGGCATCGAAAAAGAAGGCTTACGTGTTGATGGCTCTGGTGAGTTATCTCAGATAGGCCACCCAGTAGGGCTTGGGTCGGCACTGACCAATGGTGATATCACCACCGACTATTCTGAATCTTTGCTAGAATTCATTACACCTGTTTTTGAAGCACCTGAAGAGGCGCTCAACTTCCTTGAAGAGCTGCATAAATTCAGTTACCAGCATTTAGGTGAAGAGCTCATATGGGGCGGTAGCATGCCTTGCCATATTAAAGATGAAGCCGATATTCCTATCGCCCATTTTGGCGCCTCTAATGTTGGCCAACTAAAGCATATTTACCGTGTCGGCCTTGAGCATCGCTATGGCAAAATGATGCAAACCATCGCAGGTATTCACTACAACTTTTCGCTCCCTGATGATTTTTGGCAAGCATTGCAGACCCAGCAAGCTAATACAGAGTCACTACAGGCATTTCGTTCAGCCTCGTATTTCAGATTGATCCGGAATTTTCGTCGCCACTCGTGGCTATTGCTCTATCTTTTTGGTGCATCTCCTGCATTGTGTGACTCTTTCTTGGAAGGGAAAAACCACAATTTAGAAACCCTACATGACCATACGCTTTACTTGCCATATGCCACGTCATTGCGCATGAGTGATTTAGGCTATTCAAACAAAGCTCAGGCTTCTTTGAATATCTGTTTTAACCACCTGAACACCTATATAAGCTCATTACACAGAGCTATTCATACACCTTACGGCGCTTATGAAACCATCGGCACTAAAGTTGACGGGCATTACAAGCAACTCAATACCAATATTTTGCAGATTGAAAATGAGTACTACAGTGATGTTCGTCCCAAGCGAGTAGCGGCACCTGGCGAAAAGCCATTACATGCCCTGCAACAACGTGGTGTTGAATATATAGAGGTGCGCAATACGGACATCAATCCATTCCTACCTACCGGTATTGATAGCCAGCAAGCAAAGTTTTTAGATGCATTCTTGATTAGCTGTTTGCTCATGAGTGATGATGAGATCAGTGACGTCGAGTGCGATATGATCAGTGCAAACCTAGATAAAGTCGTCTCGCGTGGACGCGAACCAGGGTTAACATTAGAAACACTGAACGGCCCTGTTGCCCTTACTAGTGCGGGGGACGACATACTACAACAAGTAAAAATGACAGCCAAAGTGCTAAGCAAGCTTCATAATGACGACGCTTATATGCATTGCGTAACAGCCCAGCATGACAAGCTAAACGATGTCTCCCTCACACCGTCGGCTCAGGTACTAAAAGCGCTAAAAGAAAGCGGCCTCAACCATACACAATGGCTATTGCAAAAAAGCACCGAGCACCGTCAAACCTTTAACCTGTCACCTTTGCCTCAAACTGTTCAGCACAAACTCACTGAACAAGTCGATAAATCACTAAACGCTCAGGCAGAGATCGAAGCGAGCGATACGCTTAACTTCGACCAATACCTAGCAGAGTATTTAGCGAGTTAA
- a CDS encoding HDOD domain-containing protein, producing the protein MSTLAIGVNTLNSDAGKGNYARLVLLHDNVGKVLVLLPAAKLLNLVSIWRETERHLQPVKGDDVKRFFSQNKLLSREGQQKLFSLPLFIDSAFEDQDMLDVIEPYSSLRFTADRSWYVASMRSIRMGLSVSDIENVQPQGDDETVITHAVERFTALRIRQRLEDTLGLPSLAPTTQKIIMLRSDPAAGVDRLVPVVKVDPSLSAQVMSWSVSPYYAAPGSIQSIDDAIIRVLGFDLVVNLALGIAMGKTLNLPEDTPRNQTPYWQQAVYTATLAERLAKKMPGDIRPKPGLVYLAGLLHNFGYVVLAHLFPPHFSLLSRYIEANPHLRLDYIEKHILHVTREQVGAWLMESWSLPKEIYNGVRYLNDPLNPKADAYAQLIHLANHALRQNGWADGPVEEALDCDVLAITGLTQAQITEEIERMQDDSDVLQDFSDSLASH; encoded by the coding sequence GTGAGCACATTGGCTATAGGTGTAAATACATTAAATAGTGATGCAGGCAAGGGCAATTATGCTCGGTTAGTGCTGCTGCATGACAATGTTGGCAAGGTGCTGGTTCTATTACCGGCAGCCAAACTACTTAATTTAGTCAGCATTTGGCGAGAAACTGAGCGGCATTTACAGCCTGTTAAGGGTGATGACGTAAAACGTTTTTTTAGTCAGAATAAATTGCTATCAAGAGAAGGGCAGCAAAAGTTATTCTCATTGCCGCTCTTTATAGACAGTGCGTTTGAAGACCAGGATATGCTTGATGTAATCGAGCCTTACAGTTCTTTGCGTTTTACGGCTGATCGTTCTTGGTATGTGGCCAGTATGCGCTCTATACGTATGGGGTTGAGTGTTTCTGATATTGAAAATGTACAACCTCAAGGTGATGATGAAACGGTTATTACTCATGCTGTGGAGCGGTTTACTGCATTAAGAATACGTCAGCGCTTGGAAGATACCTTAGGTTTGCCTAGCTTAGCGCCGACCACGCAGAAGATAATTATGCTGCGTTCTGATCCTGCCGCCGGTGTTGATCGTCTTGTGCCTGTCGTGAAAGTGGACCCAAGCTTGTCTGCACAGGTAATGAGTTGGTCGGTTTCTCCTTACTATGCGGCGCCTGGTAGTATTCAGTCGATTGATGATGCCATTATTCGTGTCTTGGGCTTTGATCTGGTGGTAAACCTTGCATTAGGTATTGCTATGGGTAAAACATTGAACCTTCCTGAAGATACCCCGCGCAACCAAACACCTTATTGGCAGCAAGCTGTGTATACGGCAACGTTGGCAGAACGTTTAGCTAAGAAAATGCCAGGTGATATTCGTCCTAAACCCGGGTTGGTTTATTTAGCGGGTTTGTTGCATAACTTTGGCTATGTTGTTTTAGCGCACCTGTTTCCTCCACACTTTTCGCTCTTGTCTCGTTATATTGAGGCGAATCCGCACTTACGCTTAGATTATATCGAAAAGCATATTTTGCATGTGACGCGCGAGCAGGTTGGGGCGTGGCTTATGGAAAGTTGGTCGTTGCCTAAAGAAATTTATAATGGCGTACGGTACTTAAATGATCCACTAAATCCTAAGGCTGACGCTTATGCGCAGCTGATTCACTTGGCCAATCATGCACTACGTCAAAATGGCTGGGCAGATGGTCCCGTTGAGGAGGCGCTGGATTGTGACGTATTAGCCATTACGGGTCTTACTCAAGCGCAAATAACAGAAGAGATTGAGCGTATGCAAGACGACAGTGATGTTTTGCAGGACTTCTCCGATTCACTCGCAAGCCATTAA
- a CDS encoding ATP-binding cassette domain-containing protein, with translation MIQLSKLSLHRGTQFLLEQADLTIYPGWKVGIIGANGVGKSSLFKLLLGELQPDAGDCYLPPHLTIAHMAQEVTAINRTVLEYVLDGDKALRRIQHALEQAEANGANEQLGELHAELDAIEGYSASARGQQLLAGLGFSATDMQKEVKALSGGWRIRLNLAQALMCRSDILLLDEPTNHLDLDATMWLEQWLKNYPGTLLLISHDRDFLDQVVTHITHMHQQQLTIYKGQYSAFERAKAERLSQQQAQYEKQQQRIAEIEQFVRRFKAKASKAKQAQSRVKELERMEQISAAHVDSPFSFHFYSSDKVSNPLLSMREANCGYAGSPILKDISLTLVPGSRIGLLGPNGAGKSTLIKTLVGDLTQLSGERYSGEHLRVGYFAQHQLEALDLEASPLLHIMRLSPKATDQEVRNYLGSFGFFGEDALEPVKRFSGGEKARVALALIAWQKPNLLLLDEPTNHLDLEVRHALTVAMQEFEGAVILVSHDRHLLRNTVDQFLLVANGNVEEFKGDLDDYQKWLTEQRRSEQQNANETEERENRSLSATERKAQKREAAELRKKLSPIKAQVSKLEKQLETLQEKLLSTEEQLGDSSLYDAGNKDKLKEILATQTQLKQQIDSTELTWMEELENLETLELALAAS, from the coding sequence ATGATTCAGTTATCTAAACTCAGCTTACACCGTGGCACTCAGTTTTTACTAGAGCAAGCCGATTTAACCATCTATCCCGGTTGGAAGGTAGGAATTATCGGCGCCAATGGCGTAGGTAAATCTAGCCTATTTAAACTGCTATTAGGTGAACTACAACCCGATGCTGGCGATTGCTACCTGCCACCTCATCTCACTATTGCCCACATGGCACAGGAAGTCACTGCGATTAATCGCACTGTGCTTGAATATGTGCTTGATGGAGATAAAGCCTTGCGGCGCATTCAACATGCGCTAGAGCAAGCAGAGGCCAATGGTGCGAACGAACAACTCGGCGAATTGCATGCCGAGCTGGACGCCATTGAAGGCTATAGCGCCTCAGCGCGTGGACAGCAGCTGCTAGCCGGTTTAGGTTTTAGTGCTACAGATATGCAAAAAGAGGTTAAAGCGCTCTCTGGAGGCTGGAGAATACGTCTCAACCTAGCCCAAGCATTGATGTGCCGTTCTGACATTTTGTTATTGGATGAACCGACCAACCATTTAGACCTTGACGCTACTATGTGGTTGGAACAATGGTTGAAAAATTACCCAGGCACCTTACTGTTAATCTCTCATGACCGAGATTTCCTCGATCAAGTGGTCACGCATATTACCCATATGCACCAACAGCAGTTAACTATATACAAAGGCCAGTACAGCGCCTTTGAACGTGCTAAAGCAGAACGTTTATCCCAACAGCAAGCACAATATGAGAAACAACAGCAACGCATTGCCGAGATTGAACAGTTTGTACGCCGCTTTAAAGCCAAGGCCTCCAAAGCCAAACAGGCACAGAGCCGAGTGAAAGAACTGGAACGTATGGAGCAGATATCCGCTGCCCATGTCGATAGTCCATTCAGTTTCCATTTTTATAGCAGTGACAAAGTATCCAACCCGCTGTTATCTATGCGTGAAGCTAACTGTGGCTATGCAGGCAGCCCCATTCTTAAAGATATATCTCTCACATTAGTACCAGGATCACGTATCGGTTTGCTTGGCCCTAATGGGGCGGGTAAATCAACGCTGATTAAAACCTTAGTTGGCGATCTTACTCAACTCAGTGGTGAACGCTACTCAGGGGAGCATTTGCGCGTCGGTTATTTTGCGCAGCATCAGCTAGAGGCATTAGATTTAGAGGCGTCACCTCTACTTCACATTATGCGCTTATCTCCTAAAGCTACGGATCAAGAAGTGCGTAACTACCTTGGTTCTTTTGGCTTCTTTGGTGAAGATGCACTGGAACCCGTGAAGCGTTTTTCAGGTGGTGAGAAAGCACGTGTTGCGCTGGCACTCATCGCCTGGCAAAAACCAAACCTGCTCTTGCTGGATGAGCCAACTAACCATCTTGACCTAGAAGTTCGACACGCACTCACGGTTGCCATGCAAGAATTTGAAGGCGCGGTGATTCTGGTTTCACATGACCGCCATTTATTACGCAATACGGTTGATCAGTTTTTATTGGTCGCCAACGGTAATGTCGAAGAGTTCAAAGGTGATCTGGATGATTATCAAAAATGGCTAACCGAGCAGCGCCGCAGTGAACAGCAGAACGCTAATGAAACAGAAGAGCGCGAAAACCGCTCCCTTTCAGCTACTGAGCGTAAAGCGCAGAAACGTGAAGCTGCCGAGTTACGTAAGAAGCTCAGCCCTATAAAAGCACAGGTTTCAAAACTAGAAAAGCAACTCGAAACACTGCAAGAGAAGCTTCTATCCACTGAAGAGCAACTCGGTGACAGTAGCTTATATGATGCAGGTAACAAAGATAAATTGAAGGAAATTTTGGCAACTCAGACTCAGCTCAAACAGCAGATTGATAGCACTGAGTTAACATGGATGGAAGAACTAGAGAACTTAGAGACTCTAGAGTTAGCACTCGCAGCCAGTTAA
- a CDS encoding flagellar basal body-associated FliL family protein: MESDYIGYVELKPFIANFGGSGKIRFLKCEVTVQVGSEAANHAINQHMANVRNDLVFLFSAQTEADLETVEAQQVLAKKGLQLIQKLLVEEEGEAMITDLFFTSFVIQ, translated from the coding sequence GTGGAGTCCGATTATATAGGATATGTTGAACTTAAACCTTTTATTGCTAATTTTGGCGGCTCAGGAAAAATACGTTTCCTTAAATGTGAGGTGACGGTGCAGGTCGGTTCTGAAGCGGCAAATCATGCAATTAACCAGCATATGGCGAATGTTCGTAATGATTTGGTTTTTCTATTTAGTGCACAAACAGAAGCTGATCTAGAAACGGTTGAGGCACAGCAGGTTCTGGCCAAAAAGGGGTTGCAACTGATACAAAAATTGCTGGTTGAAGAAGAGGGTGAGGCTATGATTACCGACCTCTTCTTTACCAGCTTTGTCATTCAATAG
- a CDS encoding TIGR02444 family protein has translation MQLQNPLWAFALKVYSHSEVEQCCLTLQNDFEMSVNRLLFAGWLALQHKSIDLAALEQSQASVWQKSMTHPLRALRYQLRPMQKKEPELAALYQAMRKAELEAEKIELAHLHALAIHWPEVVMPPKVLMQDNIERLAVFSGASISVTQQKLLTSLSRQMMLLG, from the coding sequence ATGCAATTACAAAATCCTCTTTGGGCATTTGCGTTAAAAGTTTATTCACATTCTGAGGTGGAGCAGTGCTGTTTAACGCTGCAAAATGACTTTGAAATGAGTGTGAACCGTCTATTATTTGCTGGCTGGTTAGCTTTGCAGCATAAATCGATAGACCTTGCTGCGCTGGAGCAGAGTCAAGCGAGTGTTTGGCAAAAAAGTATGACACACCCGCTGAGAGCTTTGAGGTATCAGCTAAGACCTATGCAGAAAAAAGAACCTGAGCTTGCTGCATTGTATCAAGCGATGCGTAAGGCTGAGCTTGAGGCTGAAAAAATTGAACTGGCTCATTTGCATGCGTTAGCTATTCACTGGCCCGAGGTTGTAATGCCGCCTAAGGTTCTTATGCAGGACAATATAGAGCGTTTAGCTGTGTTTTCTGGGGCATCTATTAGTGTTACCCAGCAAAAATTATTAACTTCTCTGAGTCGGCAGATGATGTTGCTAGGATAA
- a CDS encoding FKBP-type peptidyl-prolyl cis-trans isomerase, with product MKKTLLAIAVAGSLVVMPLAQAFELKTDDQKVSYSLGLVLGEKLKLDLETMDLDAFQEGIKAVYQGTTPLMDSQQVGETMQAFQMRKMEEQRQEVAKVAQENLDKGQKFLAENAKKPGVTVTESGLQYEETQAGTGKQPTAADTVKVHYRGTLLDGTEFDSSFARNEPVSFPLNGVIPGWTEGLQLMKEGGKAKLTIPAELAYGPGGMRDAIGPNATLQFDIELLEVNPAQ from the coding sequence ATGAAAAAAACATTACTGGCCATCGCTGTGGCAGGTTCTTTGGTTGTAATGCCGTTGGCTCAGGCGTTTGAACTGAAAACTGATGATCAGAAAGTAAGTTATAGTTTGGGATTGGTTTTGGGTGAAAAACTTAAGTTAGATCTTGAGACAATGGATCTAGATGCTTTTCAGGAAGGCATCAAAGCTGTGTACCAGGGAACGACACCACTGATGGATTCCCAACAAGTTGGCGAGACAATGCAAGCTTTTCAAATGAGAAAAATGGAAGAGCAACGCCAAGAAGTCGCTAAAGTAGCACAGGAAAATTTAGATAAAGGCCAGAAATTCTTGGCTGAAAACGCTAAAAAACCAGGCGTTACAGTGACTGAGAGTGGTTTGCAGTATGAAGAGACACAAGCCGGTACGGGTAAGCAACCAACAGCTGCCGATACTGTGAAAGTTCACTATCGCGGTACGCTTTTAGATGGCACTGAGTTTGATAGCTCTTTTGCACGTAACGAGCCGGTATCTTTTCCGCTTAATGGTGTTATTCCAGGTTGGACCGAAGGTCTACAGCTAATGAAAGAAGGCGGAAAAGCCAAGCTGACAATACCTGCAGAGCTCGCTTATGGCCCTGGTGGCATGCGTGATGCCATTGGCCCGAATGCAACATTACAGTTTGATATTGAATTGTTAGAAGTAAACCCCGCTCAGTAA
- a CDS encoding WD40 repeat domain-containing protein — MLKRSHRLLLFPLLASALAACDSANSPSSVYEYTTLGAYSADISSDGHYAVIGSQEEGGSLWDIKKNARLFDWNHRKGERSIIAESGFSPEADFAVTANQQDLVLWHTLTGKPEWFWSSPGEILDLVLSPKGDFALLGLGNHEAVYFDIKNGGVKRTLRHQGRVRSVDLSADTLTVLTGSDDYKTTLWDLKTGEQLQQITLENVIDVVALTPKGDLAFSASNLDKAIIWDTKTGKIRHSLSGTDGFFPKRVSYVAARFSQNGDQLLTGTAAGLIQLWNSATGKELKRWRAHKRDPYGPTSTSVYAVGFGSGEYYAIGSNGIMNILK; from the coding sequence ATGTTGAAACGATCACACAGGCTATTACTCTTTCCCTTATTAGCGAGTGCATTAGCCGCGTGTGATAGCGCCAACTCTCCTTCTTCTGTATATGAATATACGACGCTTGGCGCATATAGCGCCGACATCTCTTCAGACGGTCACTATGCTGTTATAGGCTCCCAAGAAGAAGGCGGAAGCCTTTGGGACATCAAAAAAAATGCCCGACTATTTGACTGGAACCACCGCAAAGGTGAGCGCTCTATCATTGCAGAATCCGGCTTTTCTCCTGAAGCAGATTTTGCAGTAACAGCGAACCAGCAAGACCTTGTGTTATGGCATACACTGACCGGAAAACCAGAATGGTTTTGGAGTTCTCCCGGCGAAATACTAGACTTGGTGTTGTCGCCAAAAGGAGATTTTGCACTATTAGGTCTAGGTAATCATGAAGCGGTCTACTTTGATATCAAGAACGGAGGGGTTAAACGCACCTTACGTCATCAAGGCCGTGTAAGAAGTGTTGATCTAAGTGCTGATACGCTGACCGTATTGACCGGCTCAGATGATTACAAAACCACCTTGTGGGATTTAAAAACCGGCGAACAACTACAACAAATAACACTAGAGAATGTTATTGACGTAGTAGCCCTGACGCCAAAAGGTGATCTAGCGTTCAGTGCAAGCAATCTAGATAAAGCTATTATTTGGGACACGAAGACCGGAAAAATACGACACTCTCTGTCTGGAACGGATGGTTTTTTTCCTAAACGCGTTAGTTATGTCGCTGCCCGTTTTTCTCAAAATGGAGATCAGCTATTAACCGGTACAGCCGCAGGCTTGATTCAGCTTTGGAATAGCGCCACAGGTAAAGAACTGAAACGCTGGCGGGCACATAAACGTGATCCGTACGGCCCAACCAGCACCAGTGTTTATGCTGTTGGTTTCGGCTCCGGCGAGTACTACGCCATCGGCTCTAATGGCATTATGAATATTCTTAAATAA
- a CDS encoding Tex family protein, whose product MTLAAQIAQELGVRTQQVAATITLLDEGATVPFIARYRKEITGALDDIQLRQLAIRVDYLRILESRKQAILSSIEEQGKLTADLKTAITSADTKVRLEDLYLPYRPKRRTKAQAAREAGLEPLALKLLKTPCDPMQAASQYINPQKQVIDPESALAGAQQILMEQFSEQADLLNRLRSWLWSNGITTVSVTRGKASEDSKFRDYYDHKEPVRKMPSHRALAMFRGNKEGELKIALLPEPSMQQEPINIIKQHVGTPSGNSTRERWLQNCVEHTWTQKLHKQIETDLLKRLREEAEAEAINVFARNLKDLLLAAPAGPKITIGLDPGLRTGTKVAVVDATGKLLDHCTLYPHAPHKRWDEALNTLAKLAAKYKVSLISIGNGTASRETEQLAKDLSKRHPELNFTAVMVSEAGASVYSASELASREFPDLDVTIRGAVSIARRLQDPLAELVKIDPKAIGVGQYQHDVDQKSLAGSLENVVEDGVNHVGVDLNTASCELLSQVAGLNRTTAQNIIDYRDKQGRFTNRKELLKVPRLGAKAFEQCAAFLRIREGKQPLDNSAVHPESYALVDNMAAALRCKTTELIGNSDLIQALTTQQFISAQYGEYTVRDVISELDKPGRDPRPEFKTAQFAEGIETIKDLHVDMQLEGVITNVTNFGAFVDIGVHQDGLVHISQLSDQFVKDPHTLVKTGDIVHVRVTDVDEARRRIALSMKSQAVATDQRSTTKPAAPKSNKPNRSHTSSHLNTGLAAGLQAAGFKVK is encoded by the coding sequence ATGACTCTCGCTGCTCAAATCGCTCAGGAACTCGGCGTTCGTACACAACAGGTGGCTGCCACTATCACCTTATTGGACGAAGGCGCTACTGTGCCGTTCATTGCGCGTTACCGTAAAGAGATCACGGGGGCTTTAGATGATATTCAGCTACGCCAGTTAGCTATAAGAGTCGATTACTTAAGAATTCTAGAGAGTCGCAAGCAGGCGATTCTTAGTAGTATTGAAGAGCAAGGCAAGCTAACAGCCGATCTAAAAACAGCCATCACCTCTGCAGATACCAAAGTACGCCTAGAAGATTTATACCTACCGTATCGCCCAAAACGCCGCACAAAAGCACAAGCGGCACGCGAAGCAGGCCTTGAACCGCTTGCCCTGAAATTACTGAAAACACCTTGCGACCCGATGCAGGCAGCAAGCCAATACATTAACCCGCAAAAGCAGGTTATTGACCCGGAAAGCGCGTTAGCGGGAGCGCAGCAAATTCTGATGGAGCAATTCTCAGAGCAAGCAGACCTCCTCAACCGACTACGCAGCTGGCTGTGGAGTAACGGTATCACCACCGTTAGCGTGACACGCGGCAAAGCATCAGAAGACAGTAAATTTCGCGACTATTACGACCATAAAGAGCCTGTTCGAAAGATGCCTTCACATCGTGCACTGGCAATGTTTCGCGGAAATAAAGAGGGAGAACTTAAAATTGCATTACTGCCTGAACCAAGCATGCAACAAGAGCCTATCAACATCATTAAGCAGCATGTAGGCACACCCTCAGGCAACAGCACTCGCGAGCGATGGCTACAAAATTGCGTTGAACACACATGGACTCAAAAGCTACACAAACAGATTGAAACAGACCTTCTTAAGCGCTTACGAGAAGAAGCCGAGGCAGAAGCAATTAATGTTTTTGCTCGCAACCTTAAAGACTTACTACTTGCAGCCCCTGCTGGCCCTAAAATAACCATTGGGCTAGACCCTGGCCTAAGAACCGGCACCAAGGTTGCTGTCGTTGATGCCACAGGAAAATTGCTCGATCACTGCACCTTGTATCCACACGCCCCCCATAAACGCTGGGACGAAGCATTAAATACGCTTGCAAAGCTTGCAGCCAAATACAAAGTATCGCTTATTAGTATCGGCAATGGCACAGCATCACGCGAGACAGAGCAACTAGCAAAAGACCTAAGTAAGCGCCATCCAGAATTAAACTTTACCGCTGTTATGGTCAGCGAAGCAGGCGCATCGGTGTATTCCGCATCAGAACTTGCCAGCCGAGAGTTCCCTGATTTAGATGTTACTATTCGCGGCGCCGTATCTATCGCTCGTCGCTTGCAAGACCCGCTGGCAGAACTCGTAAAGATTGACCCAAAAGCCATCGGCGTAGGCCAATACCAACACGATGTGGATCAAAAATCACTCGCAGGATCACTAGAAAACGTGGTCGAAGACGGTGTAAACCATGTAGGCGTCGATCTGAATACCGCCTCCTGCGAGCTCCTTTCGCAGGTCGCTGGGCTAAACCGTACGACAGCACAAAACATTATTGATTACCGCGATAAGCAAGGTCGCTTCACGAATCGTAAAGAATTGCTGAAAGTACCAAGACTAGGCGCAAAAGCTTTCGAACAATGCGCTGCATTTCTTAGAATACGAGAAGGAAAGCAACCACTGGACAACTCCGCTGTTCACCCGGAATCCTATGCGCTAGTAGACAACATGGCTGCCGCCTTGCGTTGCAAAACAACGGAGCTGATAGGTAATAGTGATTTAATCCAAGCACTCACAACACAACAGTTTATCTCAGCCCAATATGGTGAATACACCGTACGTGATGTTATTTCTGAACTAGATAAACCAGGCAGAGACCCGCGCCCTGAGTTCAAAACAGCGCAGTTTGCCGAGGGTATAGAAACCATCAAAGATCTACATGTTGATATGCAACTTGAAGGCGTCATTACCAATGTCACTAATTTTGGTGCCTTTGTTGATATCGGTGTACACCAGGACGGCCTGGTACATATTTCGCAATTATCCGACCAGTTCGTGAAAGACCCACACACACTGGTCAAAACAGGCGATATTGTACATGTCAGAGTCACTGACGTTGATGAAGCACGCAGGCGTATTGCACTATCAATGAAGAGCCAAGCAGTAGCTACTGACCAACGCTCCACAACTAAACCGGCAGCACCTAAATCCAATAAGCCTAACCGCTCTCATACAAGCTCACATTTAAACACCGGGCTAGCTGCTGGATTACAAGCAGCAGGTTTTAAAGTTAAATAG
- the rsd gene encoding sigma D regulator, with product MLEKCQSAHERWGGVSEVIDNWLEHRQKLISNFVALPNVEVRDIEGSIESFCTLMMDYLSSGHFEVYEKLLHEGSEFDDGGLEEAQKIFPRIQPTTDIALDFNDGYASLQHPTVQQIREFSFQLSKLGESLEERFALEDQLIEILHTSHRDTVMDEA from the coding sequence ATGTTGGAAAAATGCCAAAGTGCCCACGAACGCTGGGGTGGTGTTAGCGAAGTTATTGATAATTGGCTGGAGCACCGCCAAAAGCTAATAAGCAATTTCGTTGCCTTACCTAATGTGGAAGTTCGCGACATTGAAGGAAGCATCGAGTCATTTTGCACTTTAATGATGGATTATTTGTCATCTGGCCACTTTGAAGTATACGAAAAACTACTTCATGAAGGCAGCGAGTTTGACGACGGCGGTTTAGAAGAAGCACAGAAGATTTTTCCACGCATCCAGCCTACGACCGACATCGCATTAGATTTTAATGATGGCTACGCCTCTCTTCAACATCCAACGGTTCAGCAAATTAGGGAGTTTTCTTTCCAACTATCTAAACTAGGTGAAAGCTTGGAAGAGCGTTTTGCTCTAGAAGATCAATTAATTGAGATTTTACATACATCGCACCGCGATACTGTCATGGACGAGGCATAA